A stretch of the Capsicum annuum cultivar UCD-10X-F1 chromosome 10, UCD10Xv1.1, whole genome shotgun sequence genome encodes the following:
- the LOC107852913 gene encoding sulfoquinovosyl transferase SQD2, protein MATTSCFVSVPTSFLEFTHSCTSRTNPISLKCRKVSFFNCERRFKERPFKKRHLIVASKMIVKEYNREEEEEGPPPLTESELTSKPRRIAIFVEPSPFAYVSGYKNRFQNFIRYLREMGDEVMVVTTHEGVPQEFYGAKLIGSLSFPCPWYQKVPLSLALSPRIISEVARFKPDIIHASSPGIMVFGALIIAKLLCVPIVMSYHTHVPVYIPRYTFSWLVKPMWMVIKFLHRAADLTLVPSAAIAKDLKAYRVTAANKIRLWNKGVDSESFHPRYRSHAMRLRLSNGEPDKPLIVHVGRLGVEKNLDFLERLMDRLPEARIAFIGDGPYREELEKLFSGMPVVFTGMLLGEELSQAYASGDIFVMPSESETLGFVVLEAMSSGLPVLAARAGGIPDIIPDDQQGKTGYLYNPGDLDDCLSKLEPLLHNAELRETIGRAARAEMEKYDWRAATRKIRNEQYNAAIWFWRKKRAQLARPFQWLFKRKLQTS, encoded by the exons ATGGCTACCACTTCTTGTTTTGTTTCAGTGCCCACAAGTTTTCTTGAATTTACTCATTCTTGtacttcaagaacaaaccccATTAGCTTAAAATGTAGGAAAGTTAGTTTCTTCAATTGTGAAAGGAGATTTAAGGAAAGACCTTTCAAGAAAAGGCACTTAATTGTAGCTAGTAAGATGATAGTTAAAGAGTATAAcagggaagaagaggaagagggtCCTCCTCCTTTGACTGAATCTGAATTGACTTCTAAGCCTAGACGTATTGCTATCTTTGTTGAGCCTTCTCCTTTTGC GTATGTATCTGGCTACAAGAACCGGTTCCAGAATTTTATAAGATATCTCCGTGAAATGGGGGATGAG GTTATGGTTGTGACAACACATGAAGGAGTACCTCAAGAGTTTTATGGAGCAAAGTTGATTGGATCACTAAG TTTCCCTTGCCCCTGGTACCAGAAGGTGCCCCTGTCACTAGCTCTCAGCCCAAGAATAATTTCAGAAGTAGCACGATTCAAGCCTGACATCATACATGCATCATCTCCTGGTATAATG gtctttggtgctcttaTCATTGCAAAACTGTTATGTGTGCCAATAGTGATGTCTTATCACACACATGTGCCTGT ATATATACCTAGATATACCTTTAGTTGGTTGGTGAAACCTATGTGGATGGTTATAA AGTTTCTACATAGAGCCGCTGATCTTACACTGGTGCCATCTGCTGCTATTGCGAAGGATCTGAAAGCTTATAGGGTGACAGCAG CTAACAAGATACGTCTATGGAATAAGGGTGTTGATTCTGAGAGCTTCCACCCTCGGTATCGGTCTCATGCAATGCGATTAAGATTGAG CAATGGGGAACCTGATAAACCATTGATAGTCCATGTTGGACGACTTGGAGTTGAGAAGAATTTGGATTTCCTCGAAAG GTTAATGGATAGACTTCCAGAAGCTCGCATAGCTTTTATTGGAGATGGGCCATATAG GGAGGAATTGGAGAAACTGTTCTCCGGCATGCCTGTAGTGTTCACAGGTATGTTACTGGGCGAGGAGCTTTCTCAGGCATACGCCAGTGGAGATATATTTGTTATGCCTTCAGAGTCTGAGACACTTGGATTCGTCGTTTTGGAGGCCATGTCATCAGGACTTCCTGTTTTGGCTGCCCGTGCTGGAGGAATTCCAGATATCATTCCTGATGATCAGCAGGGAAAAACTGGATATCTGTATAATCCTGGGGATCTTGACGACTGCTTGAGCAAACTGGAGCCGCTTCTGCACAATGCTGAATTGAGAGAAACTATTGGCCGGGCTGCACGTGCAGAAATGGAGAAGTATGATTGGAGGGCCGCCACAAGAAAAATTCGTAATGAGCAGTACAACGCAGCCATTTGGTTCTGGAGGAAGAAGAGAGCACAGTTGGCGAGACCATTTCAATGGTTGTTCAAGCGTAAGCTCCAGACATCATAA
- the LOC124887851 gene encoding uncharacterized protein LOC124887851: protein MTASKLNIGARCPSNTSFFQKKPPRSLLTVNKGPKEKKWANREEYKLARKEAKLEVTAAKTTAFKSLYVGLEESCQEKRLYSLAKAMERKARDLDQVKFVKEEDGKVLVEDVHIKRRWQSYFHRLLSGEGNKEIVLGELEHSEGCRDFSNYRRIKIEEVFEATRRMYRGKATGPDEIPVNFWKYSSGAGLRWLIILFNGIFRIVKIPETWR from the exons aTGACGGCATCAAAATTGAATATTGGTGCACGTTGCCCATCTAATACTTCTTTTTTTCAA AAAAAGCCTCCTAGATCACTGCTCACTGTCAACAAGGGACCTAAAGAGAAGAAATGGGCgaatagggaggagtacaagttagctaggaaggaagCTAAGTTAGAAGTTACGGCAGCTAAGACAACAGCTTTTAAGAGTTTGTATGTGGGTTTAGAGGAGAGCTGCCAGGAGAAGAGGTTGTATAGTCTTGCTAAGGCTATGGAGCGGAAGGcccgtgaccttgaccaagtgaagttcGTCAAGGAGGAGGATGGAAAAGTATTAGTGGAGGACGTTCACATTAAGAGAAGGTGGCAGTCATATTTCCATAGGCTCTTGAGTGGCGAGGGGAACAAAGaaattgtgttaggggagctggaacACTCGGAGGGGTGTCGTGATTTTAGTAATTATAGACGTATAAAGATTGAGGAGGTCTTTGAGGCTACTCGTAGGATGTATAGGGGTAAGGCGACGGGTCCTGACGAGATCCCGGTGAATTTTTGGAAGTATTCGAGCGGGGCAGGTTTGAGGTGGCTGATCATATTGTTTAATGGTATTTTCAGGATTGTGAAGATACCCGAGACTTGGAGatag
- the LOC107852912 gene encoding laccase-4, translating into MRNMSRLCSTKPIVTINGRFPGPTIYAREDDRMLIKVVNHVKYNITIHWHGVKQLRSGWADGPAYITQCPVQPGQSYVYNFTITGQRGTLFWHAHILWLRATVHGAFVILPKRGVPYPFPKPNHEAVLVLGEWWKSDTEAVINEALSSGLAPNVSDAHTINGYPGPVSNCPSQGGYTLSVAHGKTYMLRVINAALNEELFFKIASHKMTVVEVDATYVKPFETDTIIVAPGQTTNVIVTADQGFGKYMVVASTFMDSPIAIDNVTVTATLHYSGTLASFPTTLTRTPPQNATSVANNFIDSLRSLNSKKHPARVPKNVDHSLLFAVGLGMNPCQSCIVGNGSRVVASINNVTFVMPTTALLQAHFFGIKGVFTTDFPGNPPFVFNYTDTVPPASLATTNGTRLYRLPYNATVQVVLQDTGIIAPENHPLHLHGFNFFAVGKGLGNFNPKKDPKKFNLVDPVERNTIGVPSGGWVAIRFHADNPGVWFLHCHLEVHTTWGLKMAFLVDNGKGPNESLLPPPKDLPKC; encoded by the exons ATGAGGAACATGAGTCGACTATGTTCCACCAAGCCTATTGTCACTATTAATGGGAGGTTTCCAGGACCCACAATTTATGCTAGAGAAGATGATAGAATGCTCATCAAAGTTGTTAATCATGTAAAATATAATATCACTATCCATTG GCATGGTGTCAAACAACTTAGAAGTGGTTGGGCAGATGGACCGGCATATATCACACAATGTCCAGTTCAACCAGGGCAATCCTACGTATACAATTTCACAATTACAGGACAAAGGGGTACACTATTTTGGCATGCTCATATTTTGTGGCTAAGGGCTACTGTACATGGTGCATTTGTTATCCTGCCTAAACGTGGTGTGCCATATCCATTCCCCAAACCCAACCATGAAGCTGTGCTTGTTTTAG GTGAATGGTGGAAATCTGATACTGAAGCTGTGATCAATGAAGCTCTAAGTTCAGGATTAGCACCGAATGTTTCAGATGCTCACACAATCAATGGTTATCCTGGACCTGTTTCCAATTGTCCCTCCCAAG GTGGATACACCTTAAGTGTTGCTCATGGGAAAACATACATGTTACGAGTGATCAATGCTGCACTTAATGAAGAACTTTTCTTCAAAATTGCTAGCCACAAGATGACCGTAGTTGAAGTTGACGCCACTTACGTTAAACCTTTCGAAACAGACACAATTATAGTTGCCCCTGGGCAGACCACAAATGTTATTGTCACTGCTGATCAAGGTTTCGGAAAATACATGGTTGTCGCCTCTACCTTCATGGACTCTCCCATAGCCATAGACAATGTGACGGTTACCGCCACGCTGCATTATTCGGGGACACTAGCAAGTTTCCCAACCACCCTCACTAGGACCCCTCCCCAAAATGCCACTTCAGTAGCCAACAATTTTATCGACTCCCTCAGAAGCCTTAACTCGAAAAAACACCCTGCTAGAGTTCCAAAAAATGTAGATCATTCATTACTTTTCGCAGTGGGGCTCGGGATGAATCCATGCCAGAGTTGTATAGTGGGTAATGGAAGCCGAGTTGTGGCTAGTATAAACAACGTTACATTTGTTATGCCAACTACTGCGCTTCTACAAGCGCATTTCTTTGGCATAAAAGGCGTTTTCACAACAGATTTTCCAGGGAATCCTCCGTTTGTTTTCAACTATACAGATACTGTACCACCAGCAAGCTTGGCCACGACTAATGGGACAAGACTTTATCGATTGCCTTACAATGCAACGGTTCAAGTAGTTTTGCAGGATACTGGAATTATAGCCCCTGAGAACCATCCACTCCATTTGCATGGTTTCAATTTCTTTGCAGTAGGTAAAGGATTAGGGAATTTCAATCCCAAAAAGGATCCAAAGAAGTTTAATCTTGTTGATCCTGTTGAAAGGAATACcattggagttccatctggaggATGGGTTGCCATAAGATTCCACGCTGACAATCCTG GAGTATGGTTTTTGCATTGCCATCTAGAGGTACACACAACATGGGGATTGAAGATGGCATTCCTTGTAGATAATGGAAAGGGCCCTAATGAGTCACTTCTGCCACCTCCAAAGGACCTCCCAAAATGCTAA